The sequence AAGAAGAACTCAGTTCCAACATTGACACTCCTTAAGTGTAGCCGTATGTTCCGCAAGCTGTTAAAAATGGCGTACACCCTAAGGAAATAAATCGATGAAAGTGCTAAAATCCCTACGTTCTGCCAAAACCCGTCATAGGGATTGTAAGGTCATTCGGAGAAAGGGCCGTGTGCTGGTTATCAACAAGACCAACAGACGCTTCAAGGCCCGCCAAGGGTAGGAGTTATGCCGTTGATGGGGGTCTGAAGGAGGCCACAATGAGTTGCATTTCGGGGAACAAACCACCAAGTGGAGCCGCCTATTTGGGTTATTAGCCCTGTTAGCGAATGGTTGGGGAATTGCTAGATGAAAATGCCGCCACCAGACCAAGTAACCTTAAAAAAACGGGCGACCTTGCTAAAACGCCTTCGCCGTATAGTAGCTCCGGAAAATGTTATTGATGATTTGGAAGGGTTGGAAGCTTACAAAAATGATGGGCTTACGGCATATGGCCAAGTGCCTATGCTCGTTGTGCTGCCAGAAACTACGCAAGAAGTGAGCGAGGTGCTCAAATTATGT is a genomic window of Rhodospirillaceae bacterium containing:
- a CDS encoding 50S ribosomal protein L36, with protein sequence MKVLKSLRSAKTRHRDCKVIRRKGRVLVINKTNRRFKARQG